A single region of the Halorubrum depositum genome encodes:
- a CDS encoding ATP-binding protein: MSDPALDVVEFVLTTHLYTENRDLDENDLPPRFRQVFWSDDAAEDAPGGVERPLKATSETTRTATGVEHPWDAVSELLFTQRTEFSGEISLTQPAMALEWYRDHADADRIAENPTIVAALELAEDLDAPVTHEEARDSVRPIQADRVWIDALLEEYFDEDEDGEMLDLVNVRAPEEIETTLADLVLTGDQEGEIQKIVKAIEHREYLASIGLREIGKLLFVGPPGTGKTTVSRALAHELGIPLVEVKMSMITSQYLGETAKNVEKTFEVAKRLSPCILFIDEFDSVAKTRRSDEHAALKRAVNTLLKSIDEVSLVRDEVLLIGATNHPDQLDAAAWRRFDEIVNFPKPDRDMRADILRVVTREMQIADFDPDEVADRTSGLTGSDLRMVLREAVLGALTEDRMTITQEDVMEAVEDFEERDNLKNMDMIDGEGAEVLGETDSGEQDHTHDDEGESAAHDHGAHSHSHD, from the coding sequence ATGAGTGACCCGGCGCTCGACGTCGTCGAGTTCGTGCTGACGACGCACCTCTACACGGAGAACCGCGACCTCGACGAGAACGATCTGCCCCCGCGCTTCCGCCAGGTGTTCTGGTCGGACGACGCCGCCGAGGACGCGCCGGGCGGCGTCGAGCGACCCCTCAAGGCGACGAGCGAGACGACCCGAACCGCCACCGGCGTCGAACACCCGTGGGACGCCGTCTCGGAGCTCCTCTTCACCCAGCGCACCGAGTTCTCCGGCGAGATATCGCTGACACAACCGGCGATGGCGCTGGAGTGGTACCGCGACCACGCCGACGCCGACCGGATCGCCGAGAACCCGACGATCGTCGCCGCGCTCGAGCTCGCCGAGGACCTCGACGCGCCCGTGACCCACGAGGAGGCGCGCGACAGCGTCCGGCCGATCCAGGCCGACCGCGTCTGGATCGACGCCCTGCTGGAGGAGTACTTCGACGAGGACGAGGACGGCGAGATGCTCGACCTCGTCAACGTGCGGGCCCCCGAGGAGATCGAGACGACGCTCGCCGACCTCGTGCTCACCGGCGACCAGGAGGGCGAGATCCAGAAGATCGTGAAGGCGATCGAACACCGCGAGTACCTCGCGAGCATCGGGCTCCGGGAGATCGGGAAGCTGCTGTTCGTCGGCCCGCCGGGGACCGGGAAAACGACCGTCTCGCGGGCGCTCGCCCACGAGCTCGGCATTCCGCTCGTCGAGGTGAAGATGTCGATGATCACGAGCCAGTACCTCGGCGAGACGGCCAAGAACGTCGAGAAGACGTTCGAGGTGGCCAAGCGGCTCTCCCCCTGTATCCTCTTCATCGACGAGTTCGACTCCGTCGCGAAGACCCGTCGTTCCGACGAGCACGCCGCCCTGAAGCGCGCGGTCAACACCCTGCTCAAGTCGATCGACGAGGTGTCGCTCGTGCGCGACGAGGTCCTCCTCATCGGTGCGACGAACCACCCCGACCAGCTCGACGCGGCCGCGTGGCGCCGCTTCGACGAGATCGTCAACTTCCCCAAGCCGGACCGGGACATGCGCGCCGACATCCTCCGGGTCGTCACCCGCGAGATGCAGATCGCCGACTTCGACCCCGACGAGGTCGCCGACCGGACGAGCGGGCTCACGGGCTCGGACCTCCGGATGGTGCTGCGCGAGGCCGTCCTCGGCGCGCTCACGGAAGACCGGATGACGATCACCCAGGAGGACGTGATGGAGGCCGTCGAGGACTTCGAGGAGCGCGACAACCTGAAAAATATGGACATGATCGACGGCGAGGGCGCGGAGGTGCTCGGCGAGACGGACTCCGGCGAGCAGGACCACACCCACGACGACGAGGGCGAGAGCGCCGCCCACGACCACGGCGCGCACAGCCACTCGCACGACTGA
- a CDS encoding outer membrane protein assembly factor BamB family protein: MFRYNPARTGGPRGVTGPTDSVTEQWVVQTQGGIGYSLAVFDNTVYAGSNDGVVSAFATSDGTERWSVEVDEQIGWPPAVVDDTVYVGCGDGTICALAASDGTEHWRFETGKQVAPAPAVVDGTVYVGGVGDGEGQLYALDATDGTERWSFEMEFNAYASPAVVDGTVYIGGNSAYAIDAVDGTEQWTHELNYADSATPAVADGTVYLKHGKRDWALNAADGTEQWSFEPEDLMETVGMGPPAVLNETVYIRGSDTVYALTADEGTKQWSFGVADDVGSLPAVTTDAVYLGGNGGTVYALAPSDGTERWRFETASSWVSSVVVVHGTVYAGTADGAIHALTAE; this comes from the coding sequence ATGTTCCGATACAACCCCGCCCGGACGGGCGGACCACGGGGTGTAACCGGCCCGACTGACTCGGTTACCGAACAGTGGGTCGTCCAGACTCAGGGGGGAATCGGGTATTCCCTTGCGGTCTTCGATAACACCGTTTACGCCGGGAGCAACGACGGGGTGGTTTCCGCTTTCGCTACGAGCGATGGTACTGAACGGTGGTCAGTCGAGGTCGACGAGCAGATCGGCTGGCCACCGGCAGTCGTCGACGACACCGTCTACGTTGGCTGTGGCGACGGAACGATCTGTGCGCTGGCTGCCAGCGACGGGACCGAACACTGGCGCTTCGAGACCGGCAAACAGGTGGCTCCGGCTCCGGCGGTCGTCGACGGCACCGTTTACGTCGGGGGTGTCGGGGACGGCGAGGGGCAGCTCTACGCGCTGGACGCCACCGACGGCACCGAGCGGTGGTCTTTCGAGATGGAGTTCAACGCGTACGCGTCTCCGGCGGTCGTCGACGGCACCGTTTACATCGGTGGGAACAGCGCCTATGCGATAGACGCCGTCGACGGCACTGAACAGTGGACCCACGAGCTCAACTATGCGGACAGCGCGACGCCGGCGGTGGCCGACGGCACCGTCTACCTCAAACACGGCAAACGAGACTGGGCACTGAACGCCGCCGATGGGACCGAACAGTGGTCATTCGAGCCGGAAGACCTCATGGAGACAGTTGGCATGGGACCGCCAGCGGTACTGAACGAGACCGTCTATATCAGGGGTTCCGATACCGTTTATGCGCTCACTGCGGACGAGGGTACCAAGCAGTGGTCTTTCGGAGTGGCTGATGACGTCGGGTCCCTACCCGCTGTGACCACTGATGCCGTGTACCTCGGTGGGAACGGCGGTACGGTCTACGCACTTGCACCGAGCGATGGCACCGAACGGTGGCGCTTCGAGACAGCGAGTAGTTGGGTGTCGTCTGTGGTGGTCGTCCACGGGACCGTCTACGCTGGCACTGCCGACGGGGCTATCCATGCACTTACCGCCGAGTGA
- a CDS encoding TspO/MBR family protein, whose translation MATAVRSRLPDRRDALLIVAAAVAVNLIGAVGVPFTATESAWFAGLELPAYYPPNWAFGVVWPILYALLGIAAALVYVRGRDAGGVGDGPGSDRDARTARDARVALGLFAVQLGVNVAWSPVFWGLERADLGLAVLAALLPLVVATIRAFDRVDRRAALLLVPYLAWVCFATALNYGIWALN comes from the coding sequence ATGGCAACCGCCGTCCGATCCCGGCTCCCCGACCGCCGGGACGCCCTCCTGATCGTCGCCGCCGCTGTCGCCGTCAACCTGATCGGCGCGGTCGGCGTCCCCTTCACCGCGACCGAGAGCGCCTGGTTCGCCGGACTAGAGCTGCCGGCGTACTACCCGCCCAACTGGGCGTTCGGCGTCGTCTGGCCGATACTGTACGCGCTGCTCGGGATCGCCGCGGCGCTCGTGTACGTCCGCGGCCGCGACGCGGGCGGCGTCGGGGACGGACCGGGGAGCGACCGGGACGCCCGGACCGCCCGCGACGCCCGGGTCGCGCTCGGGCTGTTCGCGGTCCAGCTCGGCGTCAACGTCGCGTGGTCGCCCGTCTTCTGGGGACTCGAACGCGCTGACCTCGGTCTCGCCGTGCTCGCCGCGCTCCTCCCCCTCGTCGTCGCGACGATCCGCGCCTTCGACCGCGTCGACCGCCGGGCCGCCCTCCTGCTGGTCCCCTACCTCGCGTGGGTCTGTTTCGCGACGGCGCTCAACTACGGGATCTGGGCGCTGAACTGA
- a CDS encoding NAD(P)/FAD-dependent oxidoreductase, producing MSDSYVIVGDGIAGASAAETLREQAPDADITVLTDEGESLYNRILIKEYAKGKLPEAPISIHQEEWYDEHDVDLRLNTVVVDIDVEHDAVHTHEGETFEYDSLLLAIGGTPQQLPVENADADGIHHFWTFQDARRIKESVEGAEKAVIVGAGLLGIDFAAICGAQDVEAKYLMRGDAWWRYALSTEGAEIMHEAMRERGVEPVFDSGVDHFEVDDDGHVEAAVDPNGERYECDFAGVAIGLNFNTELVEDSPLEVEDGIVVDEYMRTNVDNVFAAGDITTFDDLVLGQRAKNGSWGSAKEQGTIAARNMLEYGSEEFRWVSSYSITHFDFPFLSFGHPTLGDDSVEATTADGEWRRVALQDGKVVGGVLIGDLSPQSAFKQLMREGRDVSGQTELLMEPGFAVDDLAATTEQ from the coding sequence ATGAGCGATTCGTACGTGATCGTCGGGGACGGTATCGCGGGTGCGTCCGCGGCCGAGACGCTGCGCGAGCAAGCGCCTGACGCCGATATCACGGTTCTCACCGACGAGGGGGAGTCCCTCTACAATCGGATCCTGATCAAAGAGTACGCGAAGGGGAAGCTCCCCGAGGCGCCCATCTCGATCCACCAGGAGGAGTGGTACGACGAGCACGACGTCGATCTCCGTCTCAACACCGTCGTCGTCGACATCGACGTGGAGCACGACGCGGTCCACACCCACGAGGGGGAGACGTTCGAGTACGACTCCCTGCTGCTCGCGATCGGCGGCACGCCCCAGCAGCTCCCGGTCGAGAACGCGGACGCGGACGGGATCCACCACTTCTGGACGTTCCAGGACGCCCGCCGGATCAAAGAGAGCGTCGAGGGCGCCGAGAAGGCCGTCATCGTCGGCGCCGGGCTCCTCGGCATCGACTTCGCGGCCATCTGCGGCGCGCAGGACGTGGAGGCGAAGTACCTGATGCGCGGCGACGCCTGGTGGCGCTACGCCCTCTCGACGGAGGGCGCGGAGATCATGCACGAGGCGATGCGCGAGCGCGGCGTCGAGCCCGTCTTCGACTCCGGGGTCGACCACTTCGAGGTCGACGACGACGGCCACGTCGAGGCCGCGGTCGACCCGAACGGCGAGCGCTACGAGTGCGACTTCGCGGGCGTCGCCATCGGCCTGAACTTCAACACCGAGCTCGTCGAGGACAGCCCGCTGGAGGTCGAGGACGGCATCGTCGTCGACGAGTACATGCGCACCAACGTCGACAACGTGTTCGCGGCCGGCGACATCACCACGTTCGACGACCTCGTCCTCGGCCAGCGGGCGAAGAACGGCTCGTGGGGCTCGGCGAAAGAGCAGGGGACGATCGCCGCCCGCAACATGCTGGAGTACGGCAGCGAGGAGTTCAGGTGGGTCTCCTCGTACTCGATCACCCACTTCGACTTCCCGTTCCTCTCGTTCGGCCACCCGACGCTCGGCGACGACTCGGTCGAGGCGACCACCGCCGACGGCGAGTGGCGCCGCGTGGCCCTGCAGGACGGCAAGGTCGTCGGCGGCGTCCTCATCGGCGACCTCTCGCCGCAGTCGGCGTTCAAACAGCTCATGCGCGAGGGCCGCGACGTGAGCGGTCAGACGGAGCTCCTCATGGAGCCCGGCTTCGCCGTCGACGACCTGGCGGCGACGACAGAGCAGTAA
- a CDS encoding GNAT family N-acetyltransferase, with protein sequence MEYALVGDPGSGATLRLDYRAFAYAGKFVVGAPGKAVLRTPDGSPAVPEWEPDESLPPTVEASEFDDDVVAAISFSPDRTDPACCRLRYVTVHVACRGEGLGPRLVDRTVERLADDGYDRVRIAVNNPFAYAALYKCGFAYTGERTGIAELELERPAAEPASEGESGGERYRAGLRAFREEDRDLDPRERRFINDRLGEGSESD encoded by the coding sequence ATGGAGTACGCGCTCGTCGGCGACCCGGGCTCGGGAGCGACCCTGCGGCTCGACTACCGAGCGTTCGCCTACGCCGGCAAGTTCGTCGTCGGCGCGCCGGGCAAGGCCGTCCTCCGGACGCCCGACGGCTCGCCGGCGGTCCCGGAGTGGGAGCCGGACGAGTCCCTCCCCCCGACCGTCGAGGCGAGCGAGTTCGACGACGACGTGGTCGCGGCGATCTCCTTCTCGCCCGACCGGACCGACCCCGCCTGCTGCCGCCTCCGGTACGTCACCGTCCACGTCGCGTGCCGCGGCGAGGGGCTCGGTCCGCGGCTCGTCGACCGGACCGTCGAGCGGCTCGCCGACGACGGCTACGACCGCGTGCGGATCGCCGTGAACAACCCGTTCGCCTACGCGGCCCTGTACAAGTGCGGCTTCGCGTACACCGGCGAGCGGACCGGGATCGCCGAGCTGGAGCTGGAGCGACCGGCGGCCGAGCCGGCCTCGGAGGGGGAGTCGGGCGGAGAGCGGTACCGCGCCGGGCTCCGAGCGTTCCGCGAGGAGGACCGCGACCTCGACCCGCGCGAGCGCCGGTTTATAAATGATCGGCTCGGGGAGGGGTCTGAGTCCGACTGA
- a CDS encoding class I SAM-dependent methyltransferase: protein MHGLGDVRFFDLTAPLYDRVMPPANGEALAAGLDHATRPIDRLLDVGGGSGRAAAALTGPDITVVDVSLEMLARARDARGLSGVAGDAGRLPFRDGTVDAVTIVDAFHHLPDQEAAIREAARMLAPGGALVIREFDPEHPLGRAVVAAEHAIGMASRFRTPSDLAAAFDNAGLDPRIVDRGFGYTVAGVANLSGADDANGAAVGADGKTDLG from the coding sequence ATGCACGGCCTCGGCGACGTCCGCTTCTTCGACCTGACGGCGCCCCTGTACGACCGCGTCATGCCGCCGGCGAACGGCGAGGCGTTGGCCGCGGGGCTCGACCACGCGACGCGGCCGATCGACCGCCTGCTCGACGTGGGCGGCGGGTCCGGACGCGCCGCGGCCGCGCTGACGGGTCCCGACATCACCGTCGTCGACGTCTCGCTCGAAATGCTCGCTCGCGCCCGCGACGCCCGCGGGCTCTCGGGCGTCGCCGGCGACGCAGGGCGGCTCCCGTTCCGGGACGGGACGGTCGACGCGGTCACGATCGTCGACGCGTTCCACCATCTGCCCGACCAGGAGGCCGCGATCCGGGAGGCCGCGCGGATGCTCGCTCCGGGCGGCGCGCTCGTGATCCGGGAGTTCGACCCCGAGCACCCGCTGGGGCGCGCCGTCGTCGCGGCCGAGCACGCGATCGGGATGGCGTCGCGGTTCCGGACGCCGTCGGATCTCGCCGCCGCGTTCGACAACGCCGGGCTCGACCCCCGGATCGTCGACCGGGGCTTCGGCTACACGGTCGCCGGCGTCGCAAATCTGTCCGGTGCCGACGACGCCAACGGCGCTGCCGTCGGAGCCGACGGTAAAACCGACCTCGGGTAA
- a CDS encoding sulfurtransferase yields the protein MQDRQTRISRRSVLASAGAALAATAGCLGSTESEPPAAYTTPAAAEFDAVVDGQWLDENLDDVRLLDVRDEEAFLDARIPGAHHFPDSEMLDSYAEETPEGFEVSPDVMAWTLSQAGIERGDDVVVYGADSNLWETYAIYTLNALGHEGQVSLLDGGFTVWDAAGGETVSEAPEPQEATYEPELNLDVVATREFLADNVDEDGAAVQILDMRSPEEYWGVDERGDLDRFGHVTGATNLNFVQSIDDEAGRLRTPEELETLWVDDAGLSRDETAVAYCQTAIRASVGWFVLDQLGWDDVRNYEGSWADWGSLSEENGYYYTTGEDTGTVVDTFS from the coding sequence ATGCAAGACCGACAGACGCGGATCTCCAGACGATCGGTGTTGGCCTCGGCAGGCGCGGCGCTCGCGGCGACGGCCGGCTGCCTCGGCTCGACCGAGAGCGAGCCGCCGGCGGCGTACACGACGCCCGCGGCGGCCGAGTTCGACGCCGTCGTCGACGGCCAGTGGCTCGACGAGAACCTCGACGACGTGCGCCTGCTGGACGTCCGCGACGAGGAGGCGTTCCTCGACGCGCGGATCCCGGGCGCGCACCACTTCCCGGACTCCGAGATGCTGGACAGCTACGCCGAGGAGACTCCCGAGGGCTTCGAGGTCTCCCCCGACGTGATGGCGTGGACGCTCTCGCAGGCGGGGATCGAGCGCGGCGACGACGTGGTGGTGTACGGCGCCGACTCGAACCTCTGGGAGACGTACGCCATCTACACGCTCAACGCGCTCGGCCACGAGGGGCAGGTCAGCCTGCTCGACGGCGGGTTCACCGTCTGGGACGCGGCCGGCGGGGAGACGGTCTCGGAGGCGCCCGAGCCGCAGGAGGCGACCTACGAGCCGGAGCTGAACCTCGACGTCGTCGCGACCCGCGAGTTCCTCGCCGACAACGTCGACGAGGACGGGGCGGCGGTCCAGATTCTCGACATGCGCTCGCCCGAGGAGTACTGGGGCGTCGACGAGCGGGGCGACCTCGACCGCTTCGGCCACGTCACCGGCGCGACCAACCTCAACTTCGTCCAGAGCATCGACGACGAGGCGGGCCGGCTCCGGACGCCCGAGGAGTTGGAGACGCTGTGGGTCGACGACGCCGGCCTCTCGCGGGACGAGACCGCCGTCGCCTACTGCCAGACCGCCATCCGCGCGTCGGTCGGCTGGTTCGTCCTCGACCAGCTCGGCTGGGACGACGTCCGCAACTACGAGGGGAGCTGGGCCGACTGGGGGAGCCTCTCGGAGGAGAACGGCTACTACTACACCACCGGCGAGGACACCGGGACGGTCGTCGACACGTTCTCGTAA
- a CDS encoding DUF6149 family protein has protein sequence MKIRQNIRHWAAKKALTTPVVGDVANDKLVDLHTSIFLNKADEERREERREHLDDFFDATMDAYVAALEAGFPEAEAREITHVQANFDFFNHGWTEMMEIPGDELEEHYRRYEEFFSAHGITIDDPLGEFRPVDGVADAPETPARLETAEYENALAGFADDVYVETDEGETVVGGETEEPEDVDPSAATGLDEDEASA, from the coding sequence ATGAAGATCCGGCAGAACATCCGCCACTGGGCCGCGAAGAAGGCGTTGACGACGCCGGTCGTCGGCGACGTCGCGAACGACAAGCTGGTGGACCTCCACACGAGCATCTTCCTCAACAAGGCCGACGAGGAGCGCCGGGAGGAGCGCCGCGAACACCTCGACGACTTCTTCGACGCGACCATGGACGCGTACGTCGCGGCCTTGGAGGCCGGCTTCCCGGAGGCCGAGGCGCGCGAGATCACCCACGTGCAGGCCAACTTCGACTTCTTCAACCACGGCTGGACGGAGATGATGGAGATCCCGGGCGACGAGTTGGAGGAGCATTACCGCCGCTACGAGGAGTTCTTCTCGGCGCACGGGATCACCATCGACGACCCGCTCGGCGAGTTCCGCCCCGTCGACGGCGTCGCCGACGCCCCCGAGACGCCGGCGCGGCTGGAGACCGCGGAGTACGAGAACGCGCTCGCCGGCTTCGCCGACGACGTGTACGTCGAGACCGACGAGGGCGAGACGGTCGTCGGCGGCGAGACCGAGGAGCCCGAGGACGTCGACCCGTCGGCCGCGACCGGGCTCGACGAGGACGAGGCGAGCGCGTAA
- a CDS encoding AI-2E family transporter translates to MNRGQSFLLLLIGTVALLTLFVILPFVEYVVASAILAYVLYPFHVRLSRWLRDRLAGHVRESVSRRLGRMLSGVSLILASVVAVIIPLAYISWVFVRDLTEIARGNTDIDVSAVEADLAALTGQEIDVGEVLAMAGQLLVETLFGGVSGVVTTALRASVGLSLALFLVYYTLLDGPAFVGWIRETSPLPSEVTADLVDRVDAMTRGVVIGHIVVALLQALVAGVGLWAVGIPNVVFWTFVMAVLALLPLIGAFFVWGPAAAYLVAVDQVTAGVLLALYGVFVIAMVDNYARPIVIDQQAHLNPAVILLGVFGGIYSVGFTGLFVGPIVIGVLAATLETFREDYDAI, encoded by the coding sequence ATGAACCGCGGCCAATCGTTTCTCCTCCTTCTCATCGGCACCGTCGCGCTGTTGACGCTGTTCGTCATCCTCCCGTTCGTCGAGTACGTCGTCGCGTCGGCGATCCTCGCGTACGTCCTCTACCCGTTCCACGTGCGGCTCTCGCGGTGGCTCCGGGACCGCCTCGCGGGCCACGTTCGGGAGTCGGTGTCGCGCCGGCTCGGTCGCATGCTCTCGGGAGTCTCGCTCATTCTCGCGTCCGTCGTCGCCGTCATCATCCCGCTCGCGTACATCTCGTGGGTGTTCGTCCGAGATCTGACCGAGATCGCCCGCGGGAACACGGACATCGACGTGAGCGCGGTCGAGGCCGATCTCGCGGCGCTGACCGGTCAGGAGATCGACGTCGGCGAGGTGCTGGCGATGGCCGGACAGCTCCTCGTCGAGACCCTGTTCGGCGGCGTCAGCGGGGTCGTCACCACCGCCCTCCGGGCGTCCGTCGGCCTCTCGCTGGCGCTGTTTCTCGTCTACTACACGCTGCTCGACGGCCCGGCGTTCGTGGGATGGATCCGGGAGACGAGCCCGCTTCCCTCCGAGGTCACGGCCGACCTCGTCGACCGCGTCGACGCGATGACCCGCGGCGTGGTGATCGGCCACATCGTCGTCGCGCTGCTGCAGGCGCTGGTCGCGGGCGTCGGGCTCTGGGCGGTCGGCATTCCGAACGTCGTCTTCTGGACGTTCGTCATGGCCGTGCTCGCGCTGCTGCCGCTGATCGGGGCGTTCTTCGTCTGGGGGCCGGCCGCGGCGTACCTCGTCGCCGTCGACCAGGTCACGGCCGGCGTGTTGCTCGCGCTGTACGGCGTGTTCGTCATCGCGATGGTGGACAACTACGCCCGACCGATCGTCATCGACCAGCAGGCGCACCTGAACCCCGCGGTGATCCTCCTCGGCGTGTTCGGCGGGATCTACTCGGTCGGGTTCACCGGGCTGTTCGTCGGCCCGATCGTCATCGGCGTGCTCGCGGCGACGCTGGAGACGTTCCGGGAGGACTACGACGCGATTTAA
- a CDS encoding DUF1684 domain-containing protein: MNATETGDWAERIERERREKEAQFRESARSPMPIEMRGDAFPGLAHYDPDPAYRFELPLREHDEKEAIPVETTADGEQTYRRWGEFRFEIDGETHSLQAYRPTDGSDRFWVPFRDRTNGEETYGAGRYLDLIPDRDRVDGEWTLDFNVAYNPTCAYNHAYECPLTPAENWLDVRIEAGERDFPAEPAGAGDRD, encoded by the coding sequence ATGAACGCGACCGAGACCGGCGACTGGGCCGAGCGGATCGAACGAGAACGTCGCGAGAAGGAAGCGCAGTTCCGCGAGTCGGCGCGGTCACCGATGCCGATCGAGATGCGCGGCGACGCGTTCCCCGGGCTCGCACACTACGATCCGGACCCGGCGTACCGGTTCGAGCTCCCGCTCCGCGAACACGACGAGAAGGAAGCGATACCCGTCGAAACCACCGCCGACGGGGAGCAGACGTACCGGCGGTGGGGGGAGTTCCGATTCGAGATCGACGGCGAGACGCACTCGCTGCAGGCGTACCGCCCGACGGACGGCTCGGACCGGTTCTGGGTGCCGTTCCGCGACCGGACCAACGGCGAGGAGACGTACGGCGCGGGGCGGTACCTCGATCTCATTCCCGATCGCGACCGCGTCGACGGCGAGTGGACCCTCGATTTCAACGTCGCGTACAATCCCACCTGCGCGTACAACCACGCCTACGAGTGCCCGCTGACCCCCGCGGAGAACTGGCTCGACGTCCGGATCGAGGCGGGCGAGCGCGACTTTCCCGCCGAGCCCGCCGGCGCCGGCGACCGCGACTGA